Proteins co-encoded in one Armatimonadota bacterium genomic window:
- the truA gene encoding tRNA pseudouridine(38-40) synthase TruA, which yields MRTLRLVVEYDGTNYAGWQRQPAAPTVQAVLEGAASRLFNAPTRVVGAGRTDAGVHALGQVAHLVTASRLSTERIRAGLNALLPPDVVVRAVDDAPPGFHARRDARWRAYGYLVLARPLPSALLRRYAYHVPEPLDLEAMQAAAAALVGRHDFAAFRVAGTTTRTTECTLTEATVTRRGTFVVITVVADRFLRQMVRRIVATLLQVGRGMLPAGAVGTLLAAGDPARVPPAAPPGGLYLLGVSYQPAPPGAGARRVPPDGASRRGGAML from the coding sequence ATGCGCACGTTGCGCCTGGTCGTGGAGTACGACGGCACCAACTACGCCGGCTGGCAGCGACAGCCTGCTGCGCCCACGGTGCAGGCCGTGCTCGAGGGCGCGGCCAGCCGCCTCTTCAACGCGCCGACGCGGGTCGTGGGAGCCGGACGCACCGACGCCGGCGTCCACGCCCTGGGCCAGGTGGCCCACCTGGTGACCGCGAGCCGGTTGTCCACCGAGCGCATCCGGGCCGGGCTGAACGCCCTGCTTCCGCCCGACGTCGTCGTGCGCGCCGTCGACGACGCACCGCCAGGGTTCCACGCCCGGCGCGACGCCCGGTGGCGCGCCTACGGCTACCTGGTGCTGGCCCGGCCGCTCCCCTCGGCGCTGCTGCGACGCTACGCGTACCACGTGCCGGAGCCGCTCGACCTGGAGGCCATGCAGGCGGCCGCCGCCGCGCTGGTCGGCCGCCACGACTTCGCGGCCTTTCGCGTCGCCGGCACGACCACCAGGACCACCGAGTGCACCCTGACCGAGGCCACGGTGACCCGCCGGGGGACGTTCGTGGTGATCACGGTCGTCGCCGACCGGTTTCTCCGGCAGATGGTGCGGCGCATCGTCGCGACCCTCCTGCAGGTCGGGCGCGGCATGCTGCCGGCCGGTGCCGTGGGCACGCTGCTGGCCGCAGGCGATCCAGCTCGCGTACCACCGGCCGCACCGCCCGGCGGGCTGTACCTGCTGGGGGTGTCCTACCAGCCGGCGCCGCCCGGCGCGGGGGCGCGTCGCGTACCGCCCGACGGCGCGTCACGACGT
- a CDS encoding energy-coupling factor transporter transmembrane protein EcfT: MEIRSAVPLGQYVPGDSALHRLDPRTKILAVGVMSVALFLTGSFAALGAVALALGGLLVVGRIPLGFATRGLRPLAALLALAVVLNAFFTGGEEATPVVTLGPLVATAEGLRAGALAAGRLLLVVALASLLTFTTSSVELADGIAWLVGPLRRVGVPGHELAMMTTIALRFVPTLLEETERILKAQMARGAEFGQGPLLRRAQALVPVVVPLLHSAFRRSEELALAMEARCYTAGAPRTRMRELRWRPADAVAAALVVAGAVLLVRFR; the protein is encoded by the coding sequence GTGGAGATCCGTAGCGCGGTGCCGCTGGGGCAGTACGTGCCGGGGGACTCCGCACTCCACCGGCTGGACCCGCGCACCAAGATCCTGGCCGTGGGGGTCATGTCGGTGGCGCTGTTCCTGACAGGATCGTTCGCGGCGTTGGGTGCGGTGGCCCTGGCGCTGGGCGGGCTGCTGGTGGTGGGGCGGATCCCCCTGGGCTTCGCCACACGGGGGCTGCGGCCACTGGCGGCGCTCCTGGCGCTGGCCGTCGTGCTCAACGCGTTCTTTACCGGCGGTGAGGAGGCGACGCCGGTGGTCACCCTGGGCCCGCTGGTGGCTACGGCCGAGGGCCTGCGCGCCGGCGCCCTGGCCGCCGGCCGCCTGCTGCTCGTGGTCGCGCTGGCGTCCCTGTTGACCTTCACCACGTCCTCGGTGGAGCTGGCCGACGGCATCGCGTGGCTGGTAGGTCCGCTGCGACGGGTCGGCGTGCCCGGACACGAGCTGGCCATGATGACCACGATCGCCCTGCGCTTCGTCCCCACGTTGCTGGAGGAGACCGAGCGGATCCTCAAAGCGCAGATGGCCCGCGGCGCCGAGTTCGGCCAGGGCCCGCTGCTACGCCGCGCGCAGGCCCTGGTGCCCGTGGTGGTCCCGCTCCTGCACTCCGCGTTCCGCCGCTCGGAGGAACTGGCGCTGGCCATGGAAGCGCGGTGTTACACGGCGGGGGCTCCGCGGACGCGTATGCGCGAACTGCGCTGGCGCCCGGCCGACGCCGTGGCCGCCGCGCTGGTGGTCGCTGGGGCGGTGCTGTTGGTGCGCTTCAGGTAG
- a CDS encoding energy-coupling factor transporter ATPase: MAEPLVACEEVHYTYLRGTPMEAPALRGVSLQIARGEFVAILGPTGSGKSTLIQHFNGLLRPTAGRVLVAGQDLWAPRADRRAARRLVGLVFQFPEYQLFEETVARDVAFGPRNLGWTPAAVAEAVEEALGLVGLPPERFADRSPFALSGGEMRRVALAGVLAMRPAVLVLDEPTAGLDGQGRGEIRRILRDLHRRGQTVVLVTHHMDDVAELAQRVVVLRDGTVALAGSVGDVFAREEEVRRLGLDLPVAARLTRRLRALGVPVAEALTLPDARRAIGRALGGASRGDP; the protein is encoded by the coding sequence ATGGCTGAGCCACTCGTCGCCTGCGAGGAGGTCCACTACACCTACCTACGCGGCACGCCCATGGAGGCTCCGGCGCTACGGGGCGTGTCCCTGCAGATCGCCCGGGGAGAGTTCGTCGCCATCCTGGGCCCCACCGGCTCGGGCAAGTCCACGTTGATCCAGCATTTCAACGGCCTGTTGCGGCCGACCGCGGGACGCGTGCTCGTGGCCGGCCAGGACCTCTGGGCGCCGCGGGCCGATCGCCGTGCCGCGCGGCGCCTGGTCGGGCTCGTGTTCCAGTTTCCGGAGTACCAGCTCTTCGAAGAGACCGTGGCGCGGGACGTGGCGTTCGGCCCGCGCAACCTCGGGTGGACGCCCGCGGCGGTCGCCGAGGCCGTCGAGGAGGCGCTCGGCCTGGTTGGGCTTCCCCCCGAGCGGTTCGCGGATCGCTCGCCGTTTGCGCTGTCTGGCGGCGAGATGCGGCGGGTGGCGCTGGCCGGCGTCCTGGCCATGCGGCCCGCAGTGCTGGTCCTCGACGAGCCGACGGCGGGCCTCGACGGCCAGGGGCGAGGGGAGATCCGCCGGATCCTGCGCGACCTCCACCGCCGGGGGCAGACCGTGGTGCTGGTCACCCACCACATGGACGACGTCGCGGAGCTCGCGCAGCGGGTGGTGGTGTTGCGCGACGGCACGGTCGCGCTCGCGGGCTCCGTGGGCGACGTCTTTGCCCGCGAGGAGGAGGTGCGGCGGCTGGGGCTCGACCTGCCGGTGGCCGCGCGGCTGACCCGCCGCCTGCGGGCCCTCGGCGTGCCGGTGGCCGAGGCCCTGACGCTGCCCGACGCCCGGCGCGCCATCGGGCGTGCGCTGGGAGGAGCGAGCCGTGGAGATCCGTAG